The genomic DNA TACGCCCGGCACCGGATTCGTCACCGCTGAAGGTGTCCGACGCCAGCACCGAAACCCCGCCGATGCCGTCCAGGCCGGTGCGCGCACCGAACAGGATGATCTTGTTGCCGGTGCCCGAGGCGAAGGCCAGGTGCAGGTCTTCCTTACGCAGGGCACCCACGCACAGCGCGTTGACCAACGGGTTGCCCGCGTAGGAGGGGTCGAAGATCGTCTCGCCGCCGATGTTGGGCAGGCCCAGCGAGTTGCCGTAGCCGCCGACACCGCGCACCACGCCGTCGAGCACACGGCGCGTGTCCGGTGCGTCGGCCGCGCCGAAGCGCAGCTGGTCCATGACCGCCACCGGTCGGGCGCCCATCGCCATGATGTCGCGGACGATGCCGCCGACGCCGGTGGCCGCACCCTGGTAGGGCTCCACGTAGGACGGGTGGTTGTGCGACTCCACCTTGAAGGTGACGGCCCAGCCGTCGCCGATGTCGACGACGCCGGCGTTCTCGCCGATACCGGCCAGCATGCCGGCGCGCATCTCGTCGGTGGTGGTCTCACCGAAGTAGCGCAGGTGCACCTTGGAGGACTTGTAGGAGCAGTGTTCGCTCCACATCACCGAGTACATGGCCAGCTCGGCGTCGGTGGGGCGGCGACCCAGGATCTCGCGAATCCGCTCGTACTCGTCGTCCTTGAGGCCGAGTTCGCGGTACGGCTGGGGCTGATCAGGGGTGGCGGCTGCCCGCTGCACCGTGTCGATATCGTGGGTGAGCTCAGACGTCACGCCCAAGAGTCTATCGTTGCCGATCTCGCACGTCCGACCGGCGATTGCTTCCGTCTCGGCGCTATGCACCCGCGATACAGAACGCGTTGCCTTCGGGATCGGCCAGCACGACCCAGTTGAACTCGGGGCCGAAGCTGTGCCGCCCGGTCTCGGTGGCCCCGAGGCCCACGAGCCGGGCCACCTCGGCTTCCATGTCCGCAGCGTGGAAGTCGACGTGTACGCGGTTCTTGCCCGGAGTCGGGTCGTCGACGTGCTGAAAACCGAGGTTGGGCCCGTTGGACAGGTCGACGAGGACGAATTCGCCTGGGACAACGGCATTTACCGTGCCGTTGACAGCCTGCGCCCACCATTGGGCCAGCGCATCGGGATCGATGCAGTCGACTGTGATCATCTCCACGGAAAGTGCCATGGAGCCGACCCTAGATCAGGCCGGTGACAAGAATCCTTGTAACGCGGCCGAGTAGGCGGCGACATCCCGGGCGCCCATGAACTCGCGCGCGGAATGCATGGCGAGCTGAGCCCCGCCGACATCGACGGTCGGGATCCCAGCGAGCCGAGGTCACCTGAGCAGCCCATTCGGTGTCGTTTTCGACGATGCCCTCCTCGGTCGGAAGCCACCGTCGGACCGGCAGTCGAATTACGCGAGTCCAGCAAAGGTGCCCACAGGCCGCGTTCGGGTCGATAACATCGCCAACGGCTACGGCCTGGCCGTGGCCAGCCAACTCCGAAAGGGAATGCCAATGCAGCTAGCAACGAAACGAACCGTCACCGTCACCGCCGCCGTACTCGGGATCGCCCTGGCCGGCGCCGGCTGCCAGTCGGCCAAGGACACCGCCGAAGGTGCGGCCAGTTCAGCGAGTTCAGTGGCGTCGTCGGTCTCGTCGTCGGTCGCCGCTCCCGACGAGACCACCGCCGGTGCGGCCACCACCCCCGCCGAGGCAGGCAGCACCGAAGAAACCAAGATGAAGGGCGCCGACGGCACCGAGTTCACCGTCGCCGGGCCGATCCTCGCCAAGTACAACACGCTCGACGACGCGGCCAAGACCTCTCTCGGCGCACCGACCGGTGCGGAGCAGAAGAACGAAGACGGCGGCGTCTACCAGCAGTTCGCCGGCGGCGTGATCATTCACTCCACCAAGTCCTATGTGGTGTGGGGCAAGATCCGCGACAAGTGGAACGAACTGGGCGGCTCACAGGGTGAGCTCGGCTACCCGACCAGCGATGAGACCACCAACCCCGACGGCAACAAGCAGACCACGTTCGAGCACGGCATCGTGACCTGGAATCCGACGACCGACGAAGTCGTCCTCACCAAGCACTAAACACCGAGCCAAGCCGAGGAGGTCGGGCGACCCGTCGGGGCGCCCGACCTTTCTGCGTTACCGGTCCGGCGCCAGGAAGGCTTGCAGCGCCGCGGAGTAGGCCGCCACATCCTTGGCTCCCATGAACTCGCGCGCCGAGTGCATGGCCAACTGTGCCGCGCCCACGTCGACGGTCGGGATCCCGGTGCGCGCCGACGTCATCGGCCCGATCGTCGACCCGCACGGCAGATCGGCGCGGTGCTCATAGCGTTGCAGCGGCACCCCAGCCTGATCGCACGCCAGCGCGAACGCCGCCGCGGTGCGGCCGTCGGTGGCATAGCGCAGGTTGGGCTGCACCTTGAGCACGGGCCCGGCGTTGACCTCGATGAGGTGTCCGGGCTCGTGGCGGTCCGGGTAGTTCGGGTGCGTCGCATGCGCCATGTCCCCGGACGCCACCATGGAACCGGCTGCACGGCGCAGGAAGTCCTCCCGGGTACCGCCCGTGGCGAGCACGATGCGCTCCAGCACGGTCGGCAACAGTTCGGACTGGGCGCCGTGATCCGAGGTCGAGCCGACTTCCTCGTGGTCGAAGAGCGCCAGCACCGGCACATGGGTGCCGGTACCCGTGGCCAGGAACGCCTCCAGTCCCGCGTAGCAGGTGGCCTGGTTGTCCAGTCTGGGCGCGCTGACGAACTCCCCATCGGCGCCGGTGATCGCCGACGGCGTCAGGTCGTGGGTCATCAGGTCGAAACCCAGCACGCCGTCCTCGCTGACC from Mycobacterium sp. DL440 includes the following:
- a CDS encoding VOC family protein yields the protein MALSVEMITVDCIDPDALAQWWAQAVNGTVNAVVPGEFVLVDLSNGPNLGFQHVDDPTPGKNRVHVDFHAADMEAEVARLVGLGATETGRHSFGPEFNWVVLADPEGNAFCIAGA
- a CDS encoding LGFP repeat-containing protein, with the translated sequence MQLATKRTVTVTAAVLGIALAGAGCQSAKDTAEGAASSASSVASSVSSSVAAPDETTAGAATTPAEAGSTEETKMKGADGTEFTVAGPILAKYNTLDDAAKTSLGAPTGAEQKNEDGGVYQQFAGGVIIHSTKSYVVWGKIRDKWNELGGSQGELGYPTSDETTNPDGNKQTTFEHGIVTWNPTTDEVVLTKH
- a CDS encoding M18 family aminopeptidase, producing MPASAQGLCEFIDASPSPFHVCATAAHRLRDAGYTELAEIDSWPGSRGKFFTIRAGSLVAWNAEGADPHAPFRVVGGHTDSPNLRVKQHPDRVVAGWQVVALAPYGGAWLNSWLDRDLGISGRLSVRRGGAIEDVLIRIDDPILRVPQLAIHLSEDRKGVSPDPQRHVNAVWGLGERPRSFVGFVAERAGVSEDGVLGFDLMTHDLTPSAITGADGEFVSAPRLDNQATCYAGLEAFLATGTGTHVPVLALFDHEEVGSTSDHGAQSELLPTVLERIVLATGGTREDFLRRAAGSMVASGDMAHATHPNYPDRHEPGHLIEVNAGPVLKVQPNLRYATDGRTAAAFALACDQAGVPLQRYEHRADLPCGSTIGPMTSARTGIPTVDVGAAQLAMHSAREFMGAKDVAAYSAALQAFLAPDR